A DNA window from Vigna unguiculata cultivar IT97K-499-35 chromosome 10, ASM411807v1, whole genome shotgun sequence contains the following coding sequences:
- the LOC114167080 gene encoding metallothionein-like protein type 2, producing the protein MSCCSGKCGCGSSCGCGSNCGGCKMYPDLSYAEKTTTETLVLGVAAVKAHIDGGEMGVGAENGGCKCGSNCTCDPCNCK; encoded by the exons ATGTCTTGCTGCAGTGGGAAATGTGGGTGCGGAAGCAGCTGCGGTTGTGGCAGCAACTGTGGAGG TTGCAAGATGTACCCGGATTTGAGCTATGCAGAGAAAACAACCACAGAGACTCTTGTTTTGGGTGTTGCAGCTGTGAAGGCCCACATCGATGGTGGTGAAATGGGTGTTGGAGCTGAGAACGGTGGTTGCAAGTGTGGATCAAACTGCACCTGTGACCCTTGCAACTGTAAGTGA